A portion of the Candidatus Nitrosotenuis aquarius genome contains these proteins:
- a CDS encoding nuclear transport factor 2 family protein yields MDMPTQNKELIKRFYELFKNSDQAYRDLCHKDIEWTTLDGMPHGGRYVGVKAVFEGYFVKMLSNFKEFHANPDEFVGVEDKVIVFGRYYGESKSGKKFDVPFCHVYTVQDDKILRFKQFTDTKKIQESL; encoded by the coding sequence ATGGACATGCCCACACAAAACAAGGAACTAATCAAAAGATTTTACGAATTATTCAAAAATAGCGACCAGGCTTATCGAGACCTTTGCCACAAAGATATCGAGTGGACGACGTTGGACGGCATGCCGCATGGTGGGAGATACGTGGGAGTAAAAGCGGTTTTTGAAGGCTATTTTGTAAAAATGCTCTCGAATTTTAAAGAATTTCATGCCAATCCTGATGAGTTTGTCGGAGTTGAGGACAAGGTAATTGTTTTTGGAAGATATTATGGAGAATCAAAGTCGGGCAAAAAATTTGATGTGCCTTTTTGTCATGTCTATACAGTGCAAGATGATAAAATTTTACGATTCAAGCAGTTTACGGATACCAAAAAGATCCAAGAATCCCTCTAG
- a CDS encoding cupin domain-containing protein: MKDKPFDFHGAKFTIKALTSETNGRYTVLDVIHPPNLGPALHMHPKGPEIFYIIEGDYEFVLDTKSIMGKSGDVIFVPQGAPHRFVVGKNGGHALVISPPDLEFYFFKVSELLASGAVSYETESDIGKQYGQVLLDSAHHWKA, from the coding sequence GTGAAGGACAAACCATTTGATTTTCACGGCGCAAAATTCACTATCAAGGCTCTTACATCTGAAACAAACGGCAGATATACAGTACTTGATGTGATTCATCCACCTAATCTGGGACCTGCGCTGCACATGCATCCAAAAGGGCCAGAGATCTTCTATATTATTGAAGGAGATTATGAGTTCGTGCTGGATACCAAGTCTATAATGGGAAAGTCAGGTGACGTGATTTTTGTTCCTCAAGGGGCTCCACACAGATTTGTTGTGGGCAAAAATGGTGGACACGCTCTTGTGATTAGTCCTCCGGATCTAGAGTTTTACTTTTTTAAGGTCAGTGAATTGCTTGCTAGTGGAGCAGTCTCTTATGAAACAGAATCGGACATTGGAAAGCAGTATGGCCAGGTTTTGCTGGACAGTGCGCATCACTGGAAAGCCTAG
- the hsp20 gene encoding archaeal heat shock protein Hsp20 — translation MWFDTHFDQMFRSLSDRFFNMDDDFGLTKFANKPYFYGYTVTVGNDGRPLVKQYGTQIPGLAISDVREPFVDEVVDKNSNTLKLLAEMPGVEKKDIKVTIEDKHVKISAEHGDRKYQTQVPLKYKIDENSTKATYSNGILEVSFRLVEQKPKGKAVTIE, via the coding sequence ATGTGGTTTGATACACATTTCGACCAAATGTTTCGAAGTTTGTCAGACCGATTTTTTAACATGGATGACGACTTTGGACTAACAAAATTTGCAAACAAACCATACTTCTATGGTTACACTGTGACAGTGGGGAATGATGGGAGGCCACTTGTCAAGCAGTATGGAACACAAATTCCAGGCTTGGCAATATCTGATGTAAGAGAACCATTTGTCGACGAAGTCGTCGACAAGAACAGCAACACCCTCAAACTCCTAGCAGAAATGCCAGGAGTTGAGAAAAAAGACATCAAGGTAACGATAGAGGACAAACACGTAAAGATCAGTGCAGAACATGGAGACAGAAAATACCAAACACAAGTGCCTCTCAAATACAAAATCGATGAAAATTCCACCAAAGCAACATACTCCAATGGAATACTCGAAGTCTCATTCAGACTAGTCGAGCAAAAACCAAAGGGAAAAGCAGTGACGATCGAGTAG